Proteins found in one Vallitalea guaymasensis genomic segment:
- a CDS encoding low molecular weight protein arginine phosphatase translates to MKRIIFVCTGNTCRSPMAEALAYKSFDDNDIDIKVSSRGILVTFPSPASEYTVEAVKEHYPDVIGHVATAFCEEEVDTETLVLTMTGRHKEYLHMTYPNIKENVLTLKEYVDELGDITDPFGSGKDVYVKCAEDIKVLIDKLVDKIKNTEEIL, encoded by the coding sequence ATGAAGAGAATTATTTTTGTGTGTACTGGAAATACTTGTAGGAGTCCTATGGCAGAAGCTTTGGCTTATAAGAGTTTCGATGATAATGATATTGACATCAAAGTTTCGTCTAGAGGTATACTTGTAACATTTCCTTCACCTGCTAGTGAATATACTGTTGAAGCTGTGAAAGAGCATTATCCTGATGTAATAGGACATGTTGCTACTGCGTTTTGTGAAGAAGAAGTTGATACTGAAACTTTGGTACTTACTATGACTGGTAGACATAAGGAATACCTACACATGACATACCCAAATATCAAGGAAAATGTTTTGACATTAAAAGAGTATGTGGATGAGTTAGGAGATATAACTGATCCATTTGGTAGTGGAAAAGATGTTTATGTGAAGTGCGCTGAAGATATTAAGGTTTTAATTGATAAATTAGTTGATAAAATTAAAAATACGGAGGAAATATTATGA
- a CDS encoding glycosyl hydrolase family 18 protein produces the protein MKKAMKIVMISLLLLLGGFFAYHYIIDMLPNFEQANMREILPNYQKGKLSVIIEDENVEINYTPKLVEEKLYLPVDLVNKYIDPYYHWDEKEKTLTYTTSNKVIRMKNDDLTYFVNSEPLELDMPIMTFETDMAYIPMDFILEFSDIEFELNKDLKILVFDYLSNKYKTSNVVKKKSYIRIDTNEKSKVVEKLSINDELRVYEQYDGWVKVRSESGLLGYMKRTDLGVIKDIYPKIAKQEDDPQYNDKKNVDGLINIAWHQVTRTAANSSIKKVLEDVKGLDVISPTWFSIKNSDGDISNIASSEYVQYAKSKGYQVWALFSNKFDKKITHDVLSSTEKREKVIKQILALTSIYNLDGINIDFENVAKEDGIYFVQFIRELTPYLKAQDVVVSVDTYVPSAWTAHYNRTEVGKVVDYVIIMGYDEHWSTSPESGSVASIGFVERGILDTLKEVRKEKVILGLPYYTRLWTEEEVDGLINVSSKAYSMDRAKKILDDNDAEIVWNDEVKQFYGDYAKDNKVYKIWLEEERSIEEKVKLVIENDLAGVAGWKIGLEKNEIWDVLHDYLKK, from the coding sequence ATGAAAAAAGCAATGAAAATTGTAATGATTTCTTTACTTTTGCTACTAGGGGGATTTTTTGCTTATCATTACATAATTGATATGCTGCCTAATTTTGAACAAGCAAACATGAGGGAAATATTACCAAACTATCAAAAAGGGAAACTATCAGTTATAATTGAAGATGAAAATGTAGAAATAAACTACACACCCAAATTGGTAGAAGAAAAACTCTACCTGCCAGTGGATTTAGTTAATAAATATATAGATCCTTATTATCATTGGGATGAAAAAGAAAAAACATTAACTTATACAACTAGCAATAAAGTAATCAGAATGAAAAATGACGATCTTACATATTTTGTGAACAGTGAACCATTAGAATTAGACATGCCCATAATGACATTTGAAACAGACATGGCATACATACCTATGGACTTTATCTTAGAATTCTCTGATATAGAATTCGAACTAAACAAAGACCTTAAGATACTTGTATTCGACTATCTAAGTAATAAATATAAAACATCCAATGTTGTCAAGAAAAAATCCTACATAAGAATAGACACAAACGAAAAAAGTAAAGTTGTAGAAAAGCTATCCATTAATGATGAACTAAGAGTATATGAACAATATGATGGATGGGTAAAAGTTAGAAGTGAAAGTGGGTTATTAGGTTATATGAAAAGAACTGATTTAGGGGTAATAAAAGACATATATCCAAAAATAGCAAAACAAGAAGACGATCCACAGTATAACGATAAAAAGAATGTTGATGGTCTTATTAATATCGCTTGGCACCAAGTGACAAGAACGGCTGCTAACAGCTCAATCAAAAAAGTATTAGAAGACGTTAAAGGTCTTGATGTCATATCACCGACTTGGTTTTCAATTAAGAATTCAGACGGAGATATTAGCAATATCGCTAGTAGTGAATACGTACAATATGCAAAATCAAAAGGATATCAGGTATGGGCACTATTCAGCAATAAATTTGACAAAAAGATTACTCATGATGTATTAAGCAGTACTGAAAAAAGAGAAAAAGTCATAAAACAAATATTGGCATTAACGTCTATATATAATTTAGACGGTATCAATATAGACTTTGAAAACGTTGCAAAAGAAGACGGAATATATTTTGTACAATTCATAAGAGAATTAACACCTTATCTTAAGGCTCAAGATGTAGTCGTATCTGTAGATACCTATGTACCTTCAGCTTGGACAGCTCATTATAATAGAACGGAAGTAGGCAAGGTTGTTGATTACGTTATCATCATGGGTTACGATGAACACTGGTCAACATCACCTGAAAGTGGTTCTGTAGCCTCAATAGGTTTTGTTGAGAGAGGTATCCTAGATACCCTGAAAGAAGTCAGGAAAGAAAAAGTTATTCTAGGATTACCATATTATACTCGTTTATGGACAGAAGAAGAAGTGGATGGTTTGATTAATGTATCTTCTAAAGCATACAGTATGGATAGGGCTAAAAAAATACTTGATGATAATGATGCAGAAATAGTATGGAATGATGAAGTAAAACAATTCTACGGTGATTATGCTAAAGATAATAAAGTATATAAGATTTGGCTAGAAGAGGAACGTTCCATAGAAGAAAAGGTCAAGCTGGTAATTGAGAATGATTTAGCTGGTGTTGCAGGATGGAAAATAGGATTGGAAAAAAATGAAATATGGGATGTCTTACATGATTATTTGAAGAAATAG
- a CDS encoding DUF5317 domain-containing protein → MIIEGIVLSIIVAYIRKGRLINFENIEIKAWYLIIASQLLQIIAIRLGNTININTTAFYIMHISSYIILLIPLVINHRLLSMNLLSIGTILNLIPIALNNGQMPVYLPQGANASFDMGHVLATNTTKAYILSDIIPILKPYPLPKIISIGDIFILIGIFLLIQHAMLKTKTKS, encoded by the coding sequence ATGATAATCGAAGGCATTGTTTTATCTATTATAGTTGCATACATCAGAAAAGGACGATTAATCAACTTTGAAAATATAGAAATCAAAGCATGGTATTTAATCATTGCAAGTCAACTACTCCAAATAATAGCGATTCGCCTAGGAAACACAATAAATATCAACACAACAGCTTTCTACATAATGCATATATCATCATACATAATACTATTAATACCACTTGTAATAAACCATAGATTATTATCTATGAACCTATTATCCATAGGTACAATTCTTAATCTAATCCCTATAGCATTAAATAACGGACAAATGCCCGTATATCTACCACAAGGTGCCAACGCATCTTTTGATATGGGACACGTACTAGCCACTAATACAACCAAAGCATACATACTATCTGACATAATCCCAATACTTAAACCCTATCCCCTACCCAAAATCATTAGTATTGGCGACATATTCATCCTAATAGGAATCTTTCTCCTAATCCAACACGCAATGCTCAAAACCAAAACCAAATCATAA
- the cwlD gene encoding N-acetylmuramoyl-L-alanine amidase CwlD: MIIIIKKTHVLMWVVSLIILIFLVATILYANRVINVFSSVEDKYVVVVDAGHGGFDPGKVGVNGELEKDINISIAIKLKEYLEYSKVHVVMTREDDGGLYNESSNNKKREDMNKRKEIINTSGGDILVSIHQNSFSQEKYKGAQVFYYASSDDGKKLAQYIQQEIKTFVDNENNRQVKDSNSYFILKQTNIPGVIVECGFLSNYSEAELLMTDIYQDKIAWAIYIGIMKFLEEK; this comes from the coding sequence ATGATAATAATTATTAAAAAAACTCATGTCCTAATGTGGGTAGTGTCTTTGATTATATTAATATTTTTAGTAGCAACTATATTATATGCCAATAGAGTGATTAATGTTTTTTCTAGTGTTGAAGATAAATATGTTGTTGTGGTGGATGCAGGACACGGAGGGTTTGACCCTGGAAAAGTAGGGGTCAATGGTGAATTAGAAAAAGATATTAACATATCAATTGCAATAAAATTAAAAGAATACTTGGAATATAGTAAAGTACACGTTGTTATGACACGTGAAGATGATGGCGGTCTATATAATGAGTCAAGCAATAATAAAAAAAGAGAAGATATGAACAAACGAAAAGAAATAATTAATACTAGTGGAGGAGATATACTAGTTAGTATACATCAAAATAGCTTTTCTCAAGAAAAATATAAAGGAGCACAAGTTTTTTACTATGCTTCATCTGATGATGGTAAAAAATTAGCTCAGTACATACAGCAAGAAATAAAAACTTTTGTAGACAATGAAAATAATCGACAAGTAAAAGATAGTAATTCGTATTTTATATTAAAGCAAACTAATATACCAGGTGTTATAGTAGAATGTGGTTTTTTATCCAACTATTCAGAGGCAGAATTATTGATGACTGATATATACCAAGATAAAATTGCATGGGCTATCTACATTGGAATTATGAAATTTTTAGAAGAGAAATAA
- a CDS encoding type II secretion system F family protein, with protein MVVGIISFIILIGLFAVFFLTKNMYKEEMECIDKKEYKLKELIPTSLFILDKVFGKKLKANKNVRDNIYLIYGKREYDFRLRMHQGEKISLAIMSLIGVLFITLIMSFQGNDSSSLMNNTIKKPSLGKGNVSYDLQAQIEIDGKKDVKDITVLVPEENPDKEKARNILKEAADELPDYILGDNLNLKVIDKKLNLVKWFPGKNIKIKWTIDCPYIEKNGELDYNNITDKGNETNITAKLTYAGESIDKIIDLKVYPKTLTKAEKLELIEKAIKEELSTDNLLNRSDDEVILPTTIKGHKGKISWLLKSDGNDSLKFLIFGLIVIILLVLLKDYEVKKKVEDRNLEIRKCFPEFVIKLTLLLNAGMTLSRSWNKISKDYYEDITTGRAGKLFLYEEMLETLQEINNGLSEVKAYEDFGKRCKIPEMMRFTTVIVQNIRKGNDTLVMALQNQANEAWDVRKNVAKKAGEKASSKLLIPMGIMFIIIIIIVMMPAFMSLGV; from the coding sequence ATGGTAGTTGGAATAATAAGCTTTATTATACTTATAGGGTTATTTGCAGTTTTTTTCCTAACTAAAAATATGTATAAAGAAGAGATGGAATGCATTGATAAGAAGGAATATAAACTAAAGGAATTAATTCCTACATCTCTATTCATATTAGATAAAGTTTTTGGTAAAAAATTGAAAGCTAATAAAAACGTTAGAGATAATATATATCTAATCTACGGTAAGAGGGAATATGACTTTCGACTTAGAATGCATCAAGGAGAAAAAATATCTCTTGCAATAATGTCCCTTATTGGTGTTTTATTCATAACATTGATAATGAGTTTTCAGGGTAATGATAGCAGCAGCCTTATGAATAATACCATAAAAAAACCTTCATTAGGTAAGGGAAATGTATCCTATGATTTACAAGCACAGATAGAGATTGATGGGAAAAAAGATGTTAAGGATATAACAGTATTAGTTCCAGAGGAAAATCCAGATAAGGAAAAAGCAAGAAATATATTAAAAGAAGCCGCTGATGAACTGCCTGATTATATACTAGGAGATAACCTCAATCTAAAAGTCATAGATAAAAAATTGAATCTAGTCAAGTGGTTTCCTGGTAAAAATATCAAGATTAAATGGACTATTGATTGTCCATACATAGAAAAGAATGGTGAGTTAGATTATAACAATATTACAGATAAGGGTAATGAAACAAATATTACTGCAAAACTGACATATGCAGGGGAAAGCATTGATAAGATAATAGATCTGAAAGTATATCCAAAGACACTGACAAAAGCTGAAAAGCTAGAGTTGATTGAAAAAGCCATAAAAGAGGAGTTGTCAACTGATAATCTATTGAATAGATCTGATGATGAAGTTATTTTACCTACCACCATAAAAGGGCATAAGGGAAAAATAAGCTGGTTATTAAAATCAGATGGCAATGATAGTTTGAAGTTCTTAATATTTGGTTTGATAGTAATTATTCTATTAGTGTTATTAAAGGATTATGAAGTCAAGAAAAAAGTTGAAGACAGAAATTTAGAAATCAGGAAATGCTTTCCGGAGTTTGTAATAAAACTTACTCTCTTGTTGAATGCAGGAATGACTTTAAGTCGTTCATGGAATAAGATATCTAAGGATTACTACGAGGATATTACAACAGGCAGAGCTGGTAAGCTATTCTTGTATGAAGAGATGTTGGAAACTCTTCAAGAAATTAATAATGGACTATCTGAGGTGAAAGCTTATGAAGATTTTGGTAAGAGATGCAAGATACCAGAAATGATGAGATTCACTACAGTTATTGTTCAAAATATAAGAAAAGGTAATGATACATTAGTAATGGCACTTCAAAATCAAGCCAATGAGGCATGGGATGTAAGAAAAAATGTAGCTAAAAAAGCTGGTGAAAAAGCTAGTTCCAAGCTGCTTATTCCTATGGGTATCATGTTCATCATCATTATTATTATTGTAATGATGCCAGCGTTCATGTCTCTTGGAGTGTAA
- a CDS encoding L-threonylcarbamoyladenylate synthase: protein METIIRRVDINNIDNNIIVEAANILQNGGLVAFPTETVYGIGANSLEIDAVKKIYMAKGRPSDNPLIVHVAGKEDVKKYVTNISMTAEKLMDRFWPGPLTLIFEKKDIIPDNITGGLSTVAIRMPSHKIARSIIEASNLPIAAPSANVSGKPSPTMAKHVINDLSGKVDMIVDGGFSEIGLESTVLDVSGTTPTILRPGGITKEMLEEVIGSVSIDPAIKSSNKNLVPKAPGMKYRHYAPNAELIVFKGKSDKVVSHINELVNIEQQKDKKIGVIATKQTEDYYDCKNIISIGDKNNPEEIASNLFRVLREFDEMNVEIIYCEAFSKKDIGTATMNRLLKAAGNKIINID, encoded by the coding sequence ATGGAGACAATAATTCGTAGAGTAGACATTAATAATATTGATAATAATATAATTGTAGAGGCAGCAAATATCTTGCAAAATGGTGGCTTAGTGGCATTTCCTACTGAAACTGTATATGGGATTGGTGCTAATTCTTTAGAAATTGATGCAGTAAAAAAAATATATATGGCAAAAGGAAGACCTTCTGATAATCCATTGATTGTTCATGTAGCAGGTAAAGAAGATGTTAAGAAATATGTTACTAATATTAGCATGACAGCAGAAAAATTAATGGATAGATTTTGGCCAGGACCTTTAACTCTAATATTCGAGAAAAAGGATATCATTCCAGATAATATAACTGGGGGACTTTCGACTGTAGCTATTAGAATGCCATCTCATAAAATCGCACGAAGTATAATAGAAGCTTCTAATCTACCTATTGCAGCTCCAAGTGCTAATGTGTCTGGTAAACCAAGTCCAACTATGGCAAAGCATGTAATTAACGATTTAAGCGGAAAAGTTGATATGATCGTTGATGGCGGTTTCTCAGAGATTGGTCTTGAATCTACAGTACTGGATGTATCAGGTACTACTCCTACAATACTTAGACCTGGTGGAATAACAAAAGAAATGCTTGAAGAAGTAATAGGTTCAGTCAGTATTGACCCTGCAATCAAGTCTTCAAATAAGAATTTGGTACCTAAAGCACCAGGAATGAAGTATAGACATTATGCTCCAAATGCAGAGTTGATTGTATTTAAGGGGAAAAGTGATAAAGTAGTATCTCATATTAATGAATTAGTTAATATAGAGCAACAAAAAGATAAAAAAATAGGTGTTATAGCTACTAAGCAAACAGAAGACTACTATGATTGTAAGAATATTATAAGTATTGGTGATAAAAATAATCCAGAAGAGATAGCATCTAACTTATTTAGGGTATTAAGAGAATTCGATGAAATGAATGTTGAAATAATATATTGTGAAGCTTTTTCTAAGAAGGACATTGGTACAGCTACAATGAATAGACTTTTGAAAGCAGCTGGTAATAAGATTATAAATATTGATTAG
- a CDS encoding CPBP family intramembrane glutamic endopeptidase, with protein MNRLKAFGNSVIYVVISKLIQVLAVVVAGIYFTVKLNMYGTGKEDLYGFFAKHSLLITIIAWVVTFAVILLIYLISNNDFINETNLNKKLPLKTIVICVVCGIGINIAIDGILTLININELVPEYEELMASISSNNFYITLISVGILAPIFEELLYRGIVLNKLRNGFGVFGAVMIQALFFGIGHMNLVQGTYAFLIGIILGYVVIWTGSLYSSIILHIVINSLSTIISNVQGKAIGYNYLLTFIGTGVLLTIIGLRIIYMMSEKKETDVIEFID; from the coding sequence ATGAACAGATTGAAAGCTTTCGGGAATAGTGTGATATACGTGGTGATCTCCAAGTTGATACAGGTATTAGCAGTTGTAGTTGCAGGTATTTATTTTACTGTAAAGCTTAATATGTATGGAACTGGGAAAGAAGATTTATATGGTTTTTTTGCTAAGCATTCGTTATTAATTACTATAATTGCTTGGGTTGTTACCTTCGCTGTTATTCTATTGATATATCTAATAAGCAACAATGATTTTATTAATGAAACTAACCTTAATAAAAAATTACCATTAAAGACTATAGTTATATGTGTAGTATGTGGCATAGGTATTAATATAGCTATAGATGGAATTCTGACTTTGATAAATATAAATGAGCTGGTTCCTGAATACGAAGAATTGATGGCAAGTATCTCCAGCAATAATTTTTATATTACTCTAATTAGTGTAGGAATATTAGCTCCTATTTTCGAGGAATTATTATACAGAGGAATTGTGTTAAATAAATTGAGAAACGGATTCGGTGTTTTTGGAGCAGTAATGATACAAGCTTTATTTTTTGGTATAGGTCATATGAATTTAGTACAGGGTACATATGCATTTTTGATAGGTATCATTTTAGGTTATGTAGTTATTTGGACAGGCAGTCTATATAGTTCTATTATACTGCATATTGTGATTAATTCCTTGAGTACGATTATTTCAAATGTGCAAGGGAAAGCTATAGGATATAACTATTTATTAACGTTTATTGGGACTGGAGTTTTGCTGACAATAATTGGGTTAAGGATAATATATATGATGAGTGAAAAGAAAGAAACCGATGTAATAGAGTTCATTGATTGA
- a CDS encoding HD-GYP domain-containing protein: protein MKNKKGMLMYIIFMSILAVAVLYFLYNKYEIGPAEDILFWGLLATVTETFLISFPSGVAVSVGLAVTVTAMIICGPTTGAIVAGIGFIFRMPVIEGERRHIFNTQISRTMFNISQVVVVIGIAGEILYGVLGYTKGTLNTLSELVPVVLIIILICEILNSFLVAIMINLMHGKNILETFVNNLKGIVPSLLGIGALGIIMALADMRYGKGVVVLFFAPLLVARYSFKLYFESQSMAMETIHALNDALEVKDAYTGGHATRVQEYAVKLAKASGMKKKEVEMIRTAALLHDIGKIGIPDFILNKKGKLTKEEYDIIKEHPVMGARILSNVDSLKEISNIIRHHHEKYDGTGYPDALKGADIPIESAILAIADSFDAMTTDRPYKRAMASLEALDELKVNKGTQFNPLLVDQFIKVMYE from the coding sequence ATGAAGAATAAAAAGGGTATGCTGATGTATATTATCTTTATGAGTATATTAGCTGTAGCTGTTTTATATTTCCTTTATAACAAGTATGAAATAGGACCAGCGGAAGATATACTCTTTTGGGGACTATTGGCTACTGTAACTGAAACTTTTTTAATATCTTTTCCTTCTGGAGTAGCTGTTTCTGTTGGGCTTGCAGTTACTGTAACAGCTATGATCATATGTGGTCCCACTACTGGTGCAATAGTTGCTGGTATAGGATTCATTTTCCGAATGCCTGTAATTGAAGGAGAGAGAAGGCATATTTTTAATACACAGATTTCAAGAACGATGTTTAATATTTCTCAAGTAGTAGTTGTTATTGGTATTGCCGGGGAAATATTATATGGTGTGCTTGGATATACAAAAGGAACTCTTAATACTTTATCTGAATTAGTTCCAGTGGTACTTATAATAATATTGATATGTGAAATTCTGAATTCATTCTTGGTAGCGATTATGATAAATCTTATGCATGGAAAAAATATATTAGAAACATTTGTAAACAACTTAAAAGGTATTGTTCCTAGCTTATTGGGAATTGGTGCTCTAGGCATAATAATGGCTCTTGCTGATATGAGATACGGCAAAGGTGTAGTTGTTCTATTTTTCGCCCCTCTATTAGTAGCAAGATATTCATTTAAATTATATTTTGAATCCCAATCAATGGCAATGGAAACTATACATGCATTGAATGACGCTTTGGAAGTAAAAGATGCTTACACAGGAGGACATGCAACACGTGTCCAAGAATATGCTGTGAAACTTGCAAAAGCATCAGGTATGAAGAAAAAAGAAGTAGAAATGATTAGAACAGCCGCGCTTCTTCACGACATCGGAAAAATAGGAATACCCGATTTTATTCTCAATAAAAAAGGCAAACTAACAAAAGAAGAGTACGATATCATAAAAGAACATCCTGTCATGGGAGCAAGAATACTTAGTAATGTAGATTCATTAAAAGAGATATCAAACATTATCAGACATCATCATGAAAAATATGATGGAACAGGCTATCCAGATGCCCTAAAAGGTGCTGATATTCCTATAGAATCAGCTATCTTAGCTATAGCTGACAGCTTTGACGCAATGACAACAGATAGACCATATAAAAGAGCCATGGCTTCACTAGAAGCTCTAGATGAATTGAAAGTAAACAAAGGTACTCAGTTCAATCCTCTTTTGGTTGATCAATTTATTAAAGTTATGTATGAATAA
- a CDS encoding PP2C family protein-serine/threonine phosphatase, producing MIKKKFEYGVISECGLVKEVNQDRILIKIGQVNSMEFGLFVIADGMGGHSLGEVASTIAICELTNWWDKDLEKIMIESDNIFLEVKISLLNCFTNINRTIYDSKDKDKKMGTTLTVLFVYGDKYVITHIGDSRIYKKDTYSLEQISKDHSLVAAQVRQGQLSRDSVYFDANKNILTQCIGLRKHINPFTKIGYTDRMSMFMLCSDGVYNFISKEVMDKIVIERLKNNIGLQSIVNDIKDVVLKNGAGDNASIILLNYKKYFWRK from the coding sequence TTGATTAAAAAGAAGTTTGAATATGGGGTAATAAGTGAATGCGGATTAGTTAAAGAAGTGAACCAAGATAGGATATTGATTAAGATAGGACAAGTCAATTCTATGGAATTCGGGTTATTTGTTATTGCTGATGGCATGGGAGGACATTCATTAGGAGAGGTTGCCAGTACAATTGCAATTTGTGAGCTTACTAATTGGTGGGATAAGGATTTGGAGAAAATCATGATTGAATCCGATAATATTTTTCTTGAGGTCAAAATAAGTTTGTTGAATTGTTTTACAAATATCAACAGGACAATATACGATTCTAAGGATAAAGATAAAAAAATGGGGACAACTTTAACCGTTTTATTCGTGTATGGGGATAAGTATGTAATTACCCATATTGGAGATAGTAGAATATATAAAAAAGATACTTACTCCTTAGAACAAATTAGCAAAGATCATTCCCTTGTTGCAGCACAAGTAAGACAAGGGCAACTATCAAGAGATAGTGTGTATTTTGATGCTAATAAAAATATATTAACCCAATGTATTGGTCTAAGAAAACATATTAACCCATTCACTAAGATTGGTTATACAGATAGAATGAGCATGTTCATGTTATGCAGTGATGGAGTTTATAATTTTATATCAAAAGAAGTAATGGATAAGATAGTAATTGAACGACTAAAAAACAACATAGGCTTACAATCAATTGTCAACGATATAAAGGATGTTGTTTTGAAGAATGGAGCAGGAGATAATGCATCTATAATTCTTTTAAATTACAAAAAGTATTTTTGGAGGAAATGA
- a CDS encoding Flp1 family type IVb pilin codes for MLDTLKRFWKEEDGMGVVEIALIIIVLVGLAVIFKDKITELVENILEKITGDAKGVYDPES; via the coding sequence ATGTTAGATACTTTAAAAAGATTTTGGAAAGAAGAAGATGGTATGGGAGTTGTTGAGATAGCGCTTATTATCATAGTATTAGTAGGTTTAGCAGTTATATTTAAAGATAAAATAACTGAGTTGGTAGAAAATATTCTTGAAAAGATAACTGGGGATGCTAAAGGAGTATATGATCCAGAGTCATAA
- a CDS encoding DUF6382 domain-containing protein, with amino-acid sequence MNTNITYERDAINSYLVIKADDDIHIEDYEVEMLERNSIDSFLDLNIRTLNTEKKLYYNITSKQKLTEVLERKKLTSSDLNNFFANLIGIIKDCEKYYLNSNKILLQPDMIYINPNGFLPCYVYTPFDNCHRDILEDTKNIIEFFFDKVSQEDVNAVMIIHRLITACKQHDFNINTIENIINSSTSPQVQPDNKIKIEQDHKISNRENKSNAEDNFIISKLIEQNRERQKAEESKSHKPENNRVPHNKKIEMTANNKITKSEINPKQNKKNDNRKSTTHKKNYMHFIIIGCIQILTVLIFLIMLKSRILHSDVTGEIEMASLLACIGMLLAVNLYSSKKAYDYMKNKEGKNNSINMNKKKVYNEPSVNSFNVEYKNRAKLFEEPVLEEKKSKREIDNATEEKCNNVRQKMVIKQGSTDYSTEDTILLEDYKQKLNIEAEPYLLSKDGDIVNKVIISSNPFIIGKLDSQVDHIIENSSVSRIHCKIIKEDGQYYIIDLNSKNGTYLDEERLISNKKYQLHDGTHVAISNCEYTFEIN; translated from the coding sequence ATGAATACTAATATTACATATGAAAGAGACGCTATAAACAGTTATCTGGTAATAAAAGCAGATGATGATATCCATATAGAAGATTATGAAGTTGAGATGTTGGAGAGGAATTCTATTGATTCCTTTCTGGACCTTAACATAAGAACACTTAACACAGAAAAAAAGCTATACTACAATATTACATCTAAGCAAAAATTAACAGAAGTACTAGAAAGGAAAAAGTTGACTTCTAGTGATTTGAACAATTTTTTTGCTAATCTAATAGGAATTATTAAAGACTGTGAAAAATATTATCTGAATTCTAATAAAATATTATTGCAGCCGGATATGATTTATATTAATCCCAATGGTTTTTTACCTTGTTATGTATATACACCTTTTGATAACTGCCATAGGGATATTCTTGAGGATACAAAAAATATTATTGAATTCTTTTTTGATAAAGTTAGTCAAGAAGATGTAAATGCAGTAATGATTATTCATAGATTAATAACAGCATGTAAGCAACATGATTTCAATATAAATACTATAGAAAATATAATTAATAGTTCAACCAGTCCCCAAGTTCAGCCTGATAATAAGATTAAAATAGAACAAGATCATAAGATCAGTAATCGTGAAAATAAATCCAATGCAGAAGATAACTTTATTATTTCCAAGCTGATTGAACAGAATAGGGAAAGACAAAAAGCAGAAGAATCAAAAAGCCATAAACCAGAAAATAATAGAGTCCCACATAACAAAAAAATAGAAATGACAGCTAATAATAAGATTACCAAGAGTGAGATTAACCCAAAACAAAATAAAAAGAATGATAATAGGAAATCAACGACTCATAAAAAGAATTATATGCATTTTATAATTATTGGCTGTATTCAGATTCTGACAGTACTAATATTTTTGATTATGTTAAAATCCAGGATATTACATTCTGATGTAACCGGTGAAATAGAAATGGCTTCATTATTAGCATGCATTGGTATGTTACTTGCAGTGAATCTTTATAGTTCAAAAAAGGCATATGATTATATGAAGAATAAAGAAGGTAAGAATAATTCTATAAACATGAATAAGAAAAAAGTCTATAATGAACCATCTGTCAATTCTTTTAATGTTGAATATAAGAATAGAGCTAAGCTTTTTGAAGAGCCTGTCCTTGAAGAGAAAAAATCTAAAAGGGAAATTGATAATGCCACAGAAGAAAAATGTAATAATGTTAGACAGAAGATGGTTATAAAACAAGGAAGTACTGATTATTCAACTGAAGATACTATATTATTAGAGGATTATAAACAAAAATTGAATATTGAGGCTGAACCATATCTATTAAGTAAAGATGGAGATATAGTTAATAAGGTAATCATATCCAGTAATCCTTTTATAATTGGAAAGTTGGATAGTCAAGTAGATCATATAATTGAAAATAGCTCAGTAAGTAGAATTCATTGTAAGATTATTAAAGAGGATGGACAATATTATATTATTGACCTGAATTCTAAGAATGGTACATATCTAGATGAAGAAAGGCTGATTAGCAACAAGAAATATCAATTACATGATGGAACTCACGTTGCAATTTCCAATTGCGAATATACTTTTGAAATCAATTGA